One Pichia kudriavzevii chromosome 3, complete sequence genomic window carries:
- a CDS encoding uncharacterized protein (PKUD0C06810; similar to Saccharomyces cerevisiae YAR003W (SWD1); ancestral locus Anc_4.123), with protein MNLSLHDPQFITADFPTTLTMTLSYGHSTALEISPCGHYIASGLLDGTLLIVDTWSNNITCLLRKHTMPIIGVKWIYSEDAVGNVVVGIVTWSRDWKVCILGLHDKKFIDVWENTFTGGIWNVDIVHTGIFVNGKWEGWELVVCRVNNGVCFVKNGDILECGRNGTEDDSHGSPICCVSFYGCKYVVCGTGRGWVEIVDAVSRKVVRSEKLCNGNVKGIQIVEEMTFDSDTADKYAHNNVPVSRLIINASDRILRQYDISDWYNMPIEDWKFEIEQKYQDVVNRIQWNTVKFSPSGEYVCASTQGGSGAAHDVYIWETSMGSLVQILEGSHEELIDVDWGTRSVNGNVCCIAANGMDSGTVYMWGVRPSQKWSALAPDFEEIEQNIEYVEHEDEFDINVVEEHVENVENDDDFNVDVVGLDDRDARGFKFIKGCIIDTVL; from the coding sequence ATGAATCTATCTCTACATGACCCACAGTTTATTACAGCCGATTTTCCCACGACCTTAACAATGACGTTATCGTACGGACATTCGACGGCTCTTGAAATTTCACCTTGTGGACATTACATAGCATCGGGATTACTTGACGGAACATTATTGATTGTTGACACATGGTCGAATAACATTACGTGTCTACTAAGAAAACACACAATGCCGATAATTGGCGTAAAATGGATATACAGTGAAGATGCTGTAGGCAACGTTGTAGTGGGGATAGTTACATGGTCGAGAGACTGGAAAGTGTGTATATTAGGATTACATGATAAGAAATTCATTGATGTATGGGAAAACACCTTCACAGGTGGAATATGGAATGTCGATATTGTGCATACTGGAATATTTGTGAATGGCAAATGGGAAGGATGGGAGCTTGTGGTATGTAGAGTCAACAACGGTGTTTGCTTTGTAAAGAATGGAGATATTTTGGAATGTGGTAGAAATGGAACTGAAGATGATAGTCATGGGTCGCCTATATGTTGTGTTAGCTTTTACGGCTGTAAATATGTGGTCTGTGGAACTGGTAGAGGGTGggttgaaattgttgatgcaGTAAGTAGGAAAGTTGTGAGAAGTGAAAAGCTTTGTAACGGAAATGTCAAGGGCATCCAAATTGTGGAAGAGATGACTTTTGACAGTGATACGGCCGATAAATATGCCCACAATAATGTGCCTGTGAGTCGGCTAATAATCAATGCAAGTGATCGTATATTACGACAATACGATATAAGCGACTGGTACAATATGCCAATAGAAGATTGGAAATTcgaaattgaacaaaaatacCAAGATGTGGTCAATCGGATACAATGGAATACTGTTAAATTCTCACCATCTGGGGAGTACGTTTGTGCAAGCACGCAAGGCGGATCTGGTGCTGCGCATGATGTTTATATCTGGGAAACTAGCATGGGATCATTAGTTCAAATTCTAGAGGGCTCACATGaagaattgattgatgTTGATTGGGGGACAAGATCTGTCAATGGCAATGTATGTTGTATTGCAGCGAATGGTATGGATAGTGGAACCGTATATATGTGGGGGGTTAGACCGTCACAGAAATGGAGTGCCTTGGCACCAGATTTTGAGGAGattgaacaaaacattGAATATGTTGAGCATGaggatgaatttgatatcaatgTCGTGGAGGAACATGTTGAGAATGTAGAAAATGACGATGACTTCAATGTTGATGTGGTAGGGCTAGACGATCGTGATGCACGAggattcaaatttattaaAGGATGTATAATAGATACTGTACTTTGA